DNA from Acidobacteriota bacterium:
GTGGGCGCGGCCCATTGCAGGTCCCAATCCGCATAGTTGAGGCCGGCGGTGGCCGACGCCTGGAACTGGCGGACCAATGCTCCTTTGGCATCGCGCACGGTGACGGTGGCGCCGGATTTATCGGCGGCGGGCAGCCAGTAGGTGATTACCGCACCCGCGGTGGGATTAGGGGCAAAGAACTCGCCCCAGCCAAACCAAGACTGGGGGTGGTAAATGGTCTCGCGGTGCGCGGGCGAAATAGCGAATAGATGTGGCGCGGCGGCAGCAACCGTAGTCGCCGCATGCAGCAGCGGCGTGGTGTGATCCAGAATCCAGATGCCGCGACCGTGGGTACCCAGCACAAGATTGTGGCCGCCATCGGCGTAAACCAGATCGTAGACGGGAACGGGCGGCAGATTGGTGTTCAGCGAAGTCCAGTGCGCGCCGCGGTCCCAGGAGGCGTAAGCGCCGGCCTCGGTACCGACGACCAGGAAATTGGGATCGACCGGGTTTTCGCGCAGGCGATGGACGGAGGTGGGCAGATCGGCATCAATTTCCTGCCAAGTTTGGCCGAAATTCTCGCTGACATAGACGTGGGACTTGTAGTCGTCGTTGAAGTGTCCGTCAAAAGTCGCATAGACGCGGCCTTTGACGTAGCGGGACGGCTCAATGCCGCTGACCTGCGTCATCGGTGGCAGGCCGGGGATGTTGGCGGTGAGGTTGGTCCAGTGGGCGCCACCATCGCGGGTGACTTCGAGCGTGCCGTCGTCGGCGCCGGTGTAGAGCAGCTTGCCGTCCCGCGGCGATTCGGCAATCACGGTGAGCGCGCTGAAGTTGCTCTGCCCGTCGTTGCGGGACATGGCATCGGCGGGAATGGGCCCGCCCATCATCGTCAGCTTGTGGCGATCGATGTGGGCGGTGAGGTCGGGGCTGACGACCTGCCAACTGCGGCCTTCATCGGTCGAGTGGAAGAGGCGATTGGCGCCAGTGTAGATGACCTTAGGGTTGAAATGCGAAACGATAAGCGGAGTGGTCCAGTTATAGCGGTACTTCTCCTTCGATCCCGGTAGAGGCCGGACCGGGCCGATGCTCTGGGCCTGCATGGTGCGCAGATCGACGCGGCGGGTGGAACCATTTTGCAAGCTGACCAGCAGGGTGTAGTTGTTGCCGTCAAACAGAGCTTGCATGCCGTCGCCACCGCCCACGTTAAAGGCGTCGCGGTTGGAAAGACCGTAACTCAGATTGGTGGCCGACGGCGTACACCAGTTGCCGTTGTCCTGCAGGCCGCCGCAGACCAGGTAGAGCGAAGCGTGATTGACGGAGATGTTGTAGAACTGGCCAATGGGCAGATTGTCGCGGAACAGCCAGGTGCGGCCGCCGGTGTAGGAAATGGAAATGCCGCCGTCGCCGCCGATGAGAAAGTGATCGGGATTGCGGGGATCGATCCATAGGACGTGATCCTCGCCATGGACGCGACTGAAAACATCGCGGAAATGACGGCCGCCGTCGTCCGAGATATAGAAACCGCGCTCCGATCCCATGATGTAGACCCGATTGTAATTGTACGGATCGATGTAGATGCGGCTGAAGTACATGGGACGAGGATCGAGGCCAGACATCTGCTCCCAGGACTGACCTTGATTCATGCTGCGGAAGACGCCGCCCTTGTGCGGCGCAGTGCGCGGCTGATTGGTGGGGTCGGCTTCGATGAGGGCGTAAACGATGCGGGGATCGGCGGGGAAAATGGTCAGGCCGATGCGGCCCATGACGCCAGTGGGCAGGCCCTTGCTTAGCCGGGTCCAGGTGGCGCCGCCGTCGCTGCTGCGATAAATGCCGCTACCGGGCCCGCCGCCGTTGAAACCCCAACCCCGGCGCTGGCGCTGATACATGGCGGCAAAGAGCAGATGGGGATCGGAAGGACTCATGGCCAGGTCTGTCGCGCCGGTGTTGTCATCGACGTACAGGACTTTCTTCCAGGTCTTGCCGCCATCTTCGGTTTTGTAGACGCCGCGCTCGGGGTTGGATCCCCAGAGGTGGCCGAGCGCCGCCACGAAGACGACGTCGGCGTTGTCGGGATCGACGATGATTTTGGCGATGTGGCGGGTTTGGCGCAGGCCCATGAACTGCCAGGTCGCACCGCCATCGAGTGACTTGTAGATGCCGTTGCCCCAGGACGAGCTTTGGCGGTTATCGACCTCGCCGGTGCCGACCCAGACGGCGGAGGGGTTGGACGGCGCTACCGCAACTGCGCCAATCGACATCATGCCGCCAGAATGGTCGAAGATGGGCGTCCAGGAGACACCGTCGTTGGTGCTCTTGAAGACGCCGCCCGACGCCGTGCCAACGTAGACGACCTCCGGGTCCCCGGGGACTTCGGCAACGGCGATGTCGGCGATGCGGCCGCCGGTTGTGGCCGGACCGATCGAGCGCCAGTCGAGGCCGTGCAGCGCCGAGGTGGGAACTTGCTGGGCAACGGCAAGGGCGGCGAACAGCATAGAAACAGCAAGGAAGGCAAGGTAGCGTTTCATCAGCGGGCGAGCTCCTGATTCAGGACCGCAGCCAGGCGCCAGCCGGCGCGGTCGAGTTGGACGGCAATGGCGGCCTCTGCGCCGCGGACATAGGCCGGACGCAAGCGCAGGGTACGGGCGTGACAGCCGGGCGCCAGATGCAGCGGACCGTAGGCGGTGCCGACGGCGACAGCATGGCTGGACCAAATCCAGTCGAGCGGGCGCAACGAACCGGCGGCGTAGCGGCGGCCGAAGCGCTGTTCGAGCCGGCGGGCATAGGCGGCCGGGCCCTGCGACCGCATCATACGGTTCAAAATTTGTGAGTCCCAATCGGCGTGCAGATCGCTGCGGCGGCGCACCCGCGGCAGACGGGTGCGGACGCAGTTGCCACCGCGGTCAGCGTTGTCGCTGACGTGCAGTGGCTGAAAAGCATCGCCAACCAGATGAATAACGTAGCGCAATGCAACGGCGCGCTGGCGTGGGCTGGTCGCGGGAGCGCGGAGCTGTGCCAGATAACGATTGAGGACGGCGGAGATGCAATCGGACTGGCAGATAGCGGCATAATCCACGTGGCCGCGGCGGGCATCCAGCGGCAGATTCACGAAATGAAAGGGATCGGTAGAGGCCGTGCGGACGGCATCGGCCCAGCCGGCGACACGCGCCAGGGGCGGCAAAGAGACCGAGCCGCGGCAAGGGCGCCGCGCCTCCGGGCTGGCCGGAATGGCCAGGATTTGGCGCACGCGCGCGGCCACGGCGGGTTGCAGGTGCGCGGCGGCGATCAGGGCGACGATCTGATGGCCGCGGCATCCCCAGGCCCAGGCGGGCGCACCGGTCAGCAGGAAAACCGTAACCGTGACGAGTTGGCTGGGTAAGCGACGCCGCACTGCTGGATAATAGAGCACAAATGCCCGCACTCCTCAAGGATTTACCGACACCGTGCCTGTTGCTGGAGCGTCCGCGCCTCGAACGCAACCTCGAGCGGCTGCGCACGCGCATGGCGAAGCTGGGCGTCGAATTGCGTCCGCACCTGAAAACCTGCAAGAGCTGGGATGTCGCGCGCCTCATGCTGCCCACGCCGGTGGGACCGGCCACCGTTTCGACGCTGCGCGAAGCGGAAGAATTCGCCACGCATGGCGTACGCGACATGACCTATGCGGTTGGCATCGCGCCCCAAAAACTGGCGCGCGTGGCGGCGCTGCGGCGGCAGGGCGTGGATCTGGCGGTGATTCTCGATAGCGTGGAGCAAGCGCGCGCGGTAGCCGAATGCGGCGAAGCGATCCCGGTGTTGATGGAAATTGATGCCGACGGGCATCGCGCCGGCATCCGCCCGGAGCGGCGCGAGCAGTTGCTGGCGGTGGCGGCCGTGCTGCCCAGGGCGGCGCTGCGCGGAGTGCTGACGCACGCCGGTGGCTCCTACCATGCGCACGGCGTAACCGCGCTGGAGCGCGCCGCGGAGGGCGAACGCGCGGCGGCGGTGGAAGCGGCCCGCCTGCTGCGCGAGGCCGGCTACGCCTGCCCGGTGATAAGCGTGGGCTCGACGCCGACGGCGCACTTGGCACGCGACCTGACCGGCGTGACGGAAGTGCGCGCGGGCGTGTACTGTTTTTTCGATCTGATGATGGCGGATCTGGGTGTGTGCAAGCTGGACGACATCGCCTGCAGCGTGCTGGCCACGGTCATCGGTCACCAATCAGGCAAAGGACCCTTGGGCGGCTGGACGCTGACCGACGCCGGCTGGATGGCGCTGTCGCGCGACACTGGATTTGGCCAGCACGGCTACGGCATGGTGTGCAATGAGGCGGGACGTCCGTATGAGCAATGGATCGTGGCGGAAACCAGCCAGGAACACGGCGTGCTGGCCATTCCACCGGGCAGCCTCAAAACACCGCCACAACTGGGTGTAGGAGCGCGCGTGCGCATTTTGCCCAACCACATTTGCGCCACCGCGGCGCAGTATGACCGCTACTACGTGTTGGACGGTGGCGTCGAAGTCGTAGCGGAATGGCCTAGATTCAGTGGCTGGTAGCTGCGGCTGGCGAGAGGTAGCGAGCTAAGGCGGAAGCGTCGAGATTACCGCCGCTAATGATGACGCCGATGCGGGGATATGGCTGGGGAAGTGCACCGGAGATGACGGCGGCAGCGGCAGCGGCGCCGGAGGGTTCGGCTACGATCTTCATGCGCATCAGCATTAAGGTCAGCGCATCGATGAGCTGAGAGTCGGTTACGGTTACGACACCGGCCAGGTGCTGGCGCATGATGGCAAAGGTCAACTCACCCGGCTGTACGGTGCGCAGGCCATCGGCGATGGTGGAGTTGTTGGGAATCGGGGTAATCTGGCCACGCTCCAGCGAGAGCTTCACATCGGCAGCGGTGGCGGGTTCGACACCGTAGACGGCGATTTTCGGGTTGAGGCCGTGAGCCGCGAGCGCGGAGCCGGAAACCAGGCCGCCGCCGCCGACCGGAACCACGAGCGCATCGAGATCAGGGACTTCTTCCAGCAGTTCCAAGGCGGCCGTGCCGGCGCCGGCGATGATGCGCGGATCGTCAAAGGGTGGCACCAGCACCCGGTTCTGCTTTTTGACCAGCTCGGCGGCAAAATCTTCGCGATTGACCTTGGCGCGATCGTAGAGATGGACCTCACCACCGAAGGCGCGGACAGCGGCCAATTTGGCTTCGGGAGCATCGGTGGGCATGACCAGAGCGGCACGGATGCCCAGGTCGCGGGCGGCGAGCGCCACCGCTTGCGCGTGATTGCCGCTCGAGAACGCGAGCACGCCGCGCTGGCGCTCTTCGGGTGTGAGTTGGAGCAGACAGTTGGTAGCGCCGCGGAACTTAAAGGCGCCGGCACGCTGGAAGTTTTCGCATTTAAAGAAAACCTCGGCGCCCGGAGCACGCTCGTCCAGCGAGTGGGAGTGCAGCACGGGGGTGCGGGCAATGCGGCCGGCAATACGCTCGCGGGCGGCGCGGACGTCGTCAAAAACGGGCAAGGCAGAGGACATGGTAGCGATTGTAGCTGTACTCTGGGGCCATGGGCGGGCCAATACGGTTGCTGGGACATCGAGGACACCGCTGCGCCGGCTGGGCGGAGCGGGAAAATTCGCTGGCAGCATTCGACCGTGCGCTGGCCAGCGGCTGCGATGGGCTGGAACTGGACCTGCGTCATACCGCCGACGGACGGGTTGCGATTGAGCACAATCCGGAACTGAACTTTAATGGCCACAGGTTGTCCGTGGCCGACAACACCCTGCGCAGCCTGCGGCGGCTGCAGCCGGAGCTGGCCACGCTGGAACAGGTACTGCGCCGCTACCGGACGCGCGCCTGGATGGATCTGGAATTGAAGACGATGGAAGCGGTGGCGCCGGCGGTCGAGTTGCTGCGGCGATACCCGCCACAGCGTGGATTCGTGGTGAGCTGTTTTGAGGCACCCGTGCTGCATCGGGTGGCGAGGCTGGCGCCGGAGCTGCCGCGTTGTTTGAATTTGAAGCGGCCGTGCAGCCTGCGCCGCATCCGGGAGGCCGAAGTGAGCTGGGTAGCGCCACATCAGGCATCCTGCACGGCCTGGTACGTACGCTGGCTGCAGCAACGTGGCTGGCGCGTGCTGGTGTGGACGGTGAACCATCCGGGGAAGATGCGTCTGCTGGCGCGCGCGGGGGCGGATGCTATCTGCTCCGATTTGCCCGAACTGCTAGTGGAGACTCTAAGGGATGGGGTGGGCAGAGCCACCGATGCTGCTATGCCCGCATCTTCCCTCAGGAATGAACAGCGCGATCACCGTCATCCGGCAGCAAGTGGAACAACTGGGCGAGTGGTTTCAGAACCTTGACCTGAAAGGCGTAGCGACCGCGCCAAACCATTATTTAGGCGACTATCCGCGCAGCAAATGGCGGCAGATCAGCCCGGCGTTGCCGGACTCAATGGAAGGGCTGAGCGTGCTCGACGTCGGCTGCAATGCCGGTTTTTACGCGCTCGAATGCAAGCGGCGGGGGGCGAGCTACGTGCTCGGCATTGATGCGGACGCGCGCTATTTGGCCCAGGCGCGGTTGGCCTCGGAGGTGCTGGGGTTGGGGGTCGAGTGGCGGCAAATGTCGGTGTACCGGGTGGGCGAACTGGCCCAGAAGTTCGACTACGTATTTTTCCTGGGTGTCTTCTACCACTTGCGCTATCCCATGTACGCGCTGGATTTGGTGGTGTCGCTGGTGCGGCAGCGGCTGGTGTTTCAGACGATGTTGCGCGGCGACCAAGCCGTCGCCGAAGTTCAGTCCAATTACGACTTTTGGGATCACTCGCCGTTCGCGCAGCCTGGATTTCCGGCGATGCACTTTGTCGAACACAGCTACGCGGGCGACTGGACCAACTGGTGGATCCCGAACCGCGCCGGTGCGGAAGCGATGTTGCGCTCGGCGCGGCTGGATATCGTCGCTCATCCGGAAGACGAAACCTGGATCTGCGCGCCGCACGCCGCCGATCCGCGCGGGCCGATTCACCAATTGGAGATGGAAGCCACGCTATGAAATACGCGCTGGTACAACCGGACTGGACGTTTGGCGGGTCGACGTATTTCGGCTGCGCGGAAACGCACTTGCCGCTGGAGCTGTTGTACGCCAGGCAGCAAGTCGAAGCTGCCGGGCATGAGGCGCTGCTGGTGGACGGGCACCTGGAAGGCTTGCGCTGCGAAGCCGCCGCGCAACGGGTACGGGACTTTGACGCCGACTTCGTCGTGCTGACGACGGCGCCGACCTATCTGTTCTGGCGCTGTCCACAGCCGGAGCTGCGGGTTCCGGCACTCTGGATGCAGGCGCTCAAACAGGCGGCGCCGCGCGCGGTGACTGTAGCTATCGGACCGCACGGCTCGGCGACGCCGGGCGCGGCGCGGACCAAGCTCGGCTGCGATGTGGTGATTCAGGGCGAGGCGGAACAAGTCCTGGCCGAGCTGGCCAGCGCCGGACGCATTGCGCCCGGCTATCACCAGGCGGACATGCGGCGGCTGTCCGCGCTCGATTACCGGGGCTACCCGCTGGAGCGGCGGCAACACCGGCATCATGTCTTCAGCGGCAGCGGACGCGGCGCCGAGGTGGAAGCCAGCCGCGGCTGCCCGTGGGCCTGTGTGTTCTGCAACAAGACGCTGTTCCGGAATCAATTTCGCGAACGGCCGGTGGCGGCGGTGCTGAGCGAAGTTGAAGCCCTGGCGCGGGCTGGATTCGACTACGTCTATTTCATTGACGAGACGTTCGGTTGCGGCAAGTCCACACCCTCACTGCTCGAGGGTTTGCGCAGTCTGCCGATGAGTTTCGGGATGCAGACACGGATTGATCTCTGGAATGAAGATGCGCTCGCTCAGTTGGGAGCGGCGGGCTGCGTGTCGCTCGAATGCGGGATTGAATCGATCACGCCGGAGGGGCGCAAGCGCTTTCATAAGGGCTGCAGGATCGGCACCGATCGCATGCAGCAACTGCTGCGCGCGGCACGACGGCATATTCCCTGGGTGCAGGCGAATCTGATAGCGAATGAGGACGATGATCTGGAGGCGATCGACGCCTGGCGCGAGGCGCTGATTACCGCAGGCGTTTGGGTGTCGAGGCCGGTGCCGATTTTTGCTTTCCCGGGATCGCCGTTGTACACGAAGTTGTTTGGCGCGCCGGATGATGAGGCCTGGGAACGGGCGCACCGGCATTATCTCGAACACAACCGCGCGCGGGGCTATTTCAGCGACGTGCAGGATCAGGCGCCGGAACCGCTGGAGGCGCTGGAAGCCTCAGGCCGCTAGCGCACGGCGGGTATGGGGCAGCAGTAACAACACGAGCTGGGCACAGAGGACCGGCGTGGCCAGACCGAGGCTCCAGGAGCTGACAACCACAAGAATCACCATGGCTTTCCAGGTGCTGAGGCGGTTCTGGAACAGGTAGAGATTCGGCACCAGCATCCAGAGGACGCCGAAGAGGAAAACCAGGCCGCTCATGGCGGGTGTCCAGCCGAACAGGTGAGCGGGAACGCGGACATAAGTACCGGTAATCCAGCAATGGACGCTGTCGACGAGCATCCAGGTGCCGAGCAGAAAGCCGAGAATGATGGCGGCTTGGGCGGGGGCCGGAGGAAGACCGGGAGACAGCAAAGGGCGCGGGGAGGTCACTCCGCGCCCTTGCACAGTTTCAGAGCGTGGCATCAATGACATAGTGGTGGCGCGCTCCGTCTGCCCGAACTTAAACGAAGTATAGGCCGCTCAGGAGGCACTGTCAATCCGTGGCGGCCAGGCCGATAGCCGAGAGCATGCGGCCGGAATCACCGCGGCGATGCGAGTAAAACAGATCGGGCCGGCATCGGGTGCAGTAGGGCAGGACTTCGATCGCGGCGGGGGCGAGGCCGGCTTCCTCGAGTTGCGCGCGCAGCGCGGCTTGTAGATTGAGCCGGGCCGGAGAGGACGGATTCCAGCGGGGATCGCGGGGATGGCCAGGAGGCGCGCCGGTCATGAACAGCATAGGGTAGCGGTCGCGCACGGGGTCGGGTTCGGCGGCCTGAAACCAGGCCTCGGAGGAAGCGAAGCGGGCGGCGAAGGCCTGCTGAATTTCCGGACCGACCTCGTAGCAGCAGCCGCGGATGCAGGGACCGACGGCGGCAAGAACATCTTCAGGCTGCGTGCCGAATGCGGCCCGCATTTCGCCCACCGCGACGGCAGCGATGCGCGCCAGCGTGCCGCGCCAGCCGGCATGAACGGCGGCGATAGCGCGGTGGCGCGCATCGGCGAGCAGCACCGGGCAGCAATCGGCGGAGCGGATGGTCAGCAGCACGCCCCGGCGGCGGCTGAACATGCCATCGCCCGCCTGGCCGGGCTGCGGATCCTGCCAGACCAGATTGCTGTGAATCTGGCGGAGCATCAGCAGGAGTGGATGGTTGGGAATGCGATGCGGCTGCGGGTGCGATAAACCGCAGGCGCGCGTGCCAAAGGCGTGGCGGAGCCAGGGAAGCGCGCTTAGATTGCCGGCTCGCAGCAGGACATTGATTGGCGCGGGGCCCCGCTCGGCTACGCCGAGCGACCCGCTTGCGCGGGGCGGGCTGGGGCCCCATAGCCCTAGCCCGCCCCGCGTGTCTTCGTTCATGCATCCATGGTAATCTGTGGCTATGAAGTTCCTACCCATGTGCCTCTGTTGTTGCCGGCAACGGCGCTGAGGTGCGTGGGAACAGGTTTCGATCCAAATTTCGATCCCAACTGCTATAGCCCACCGCCTGGTGGGCTTTTTCACTTTTGAAAGGAATGTATCGCATGAGCACTGAAGTCGTCGAACGCACGCTGCCGCGCATCAATGAGCCGGCGCCGGAGTTTGAAGCCAAATCCACGCAAGGCCCGATCAAGCTGAGCGACTACAAAGGCAAGTGGGTGATGCTGTTTTCGCACCCGGCCGATTTCACGCCGGTGTGCAGCACGGAATTCATGGCGTTCGCCAAGCGCTACGCCGATTTCGAGAAGCTGGGGGTGCAGCCGATTGGGGTGAGCATCGACAGCGTCTTCAGCCACATCGCCTGGGCGCGGAGCATGGAGCAGCTTGGGGGAACAAAGATCCCCTTCCCTATCCTGGCGGACCTGGACATGCGCGTGGCGCAAAGCTACGGGATGATTCATCCCGGCGCCAGCGACACGGCGCCCGTACGGGCGGTGTTTTTCATCGACCCGAAGCAGGTGATCCGCGCGATCCTGTACTACCCGCAATCGACCGGACGGAGCGTGGATGAACTTCTGCGCGTGTTCGAGGCGCTGCAGACCACCGACCGCTTCAGCGTCTCAACGCCGGCGGACTGGCATCCGGGCCAGCCGGTGGTGGTGGGCCCGCCGCAGAGTCAGGCGGAGGCGGAAAAGCGGGTCGCCGACAAATCGCTCCACGTGCGCGACTGGTACTTATCGGAAAAGCAGCTCGAGCCAGGGGCGAAAGCCCAAAGCCGCTAAGCGCGGCTGCGCCCCACGCGAGTGCCTCACACGCTGTTCCATCTTTACTGGAGCAGCGGTGGGTCTCGTGCGCGGTGCTCCCCTTTTTTGGTCCAGTTCAGGTGAAACATTCAGCCGGTTGGGGGTCCTCATCGGACCGGTGGATACGGGAAGCGTCGGGCGGGCGGAGAGCCGAAGGCTCGGAGCCTGCCCGATGCTTCTGCGCTGCCTGGCTTGGGGTTAGGCCGTCCAGACCGCTGTGGGGGCGGACCTGGTTGTAGTCAGCACGCCAGGCAGTGACGACCGCGCGCAGGTGCGGGACAGTGGCGAACTCGTGAAGATTGAGACACTCGTCCCGCATGCGCCCGTTGAAGCTCTCGATGAAACCGTTCTGCATCAGCCGGCCAGCGGCGCCAGACCCGCCTCGTGGCAGCCCGCCAGACCGCCTTGGCGCCCGTCGGGTGGCCCTCCCGCCGCAGTTGCCGCCACAGCCGGCGTAGCCGTAGCGCGGCCGTTCGCCCGCCAGCTCCCGCAGACCGAGCCCCCACGCCGGCGCCTGCCTCCGGCTCCGCCAGCGCACGCTGCTGCGGTTTGCTCCCAGCACTTGGCAGGCCCGACGCTCACTCACCTCGTACCGCTGCCGCAGATACTGCGCTGCCGCACGCTGTGCGCCGAGCCCTACCATTTTTTTGCCAACACCGCCCGCAACATCTTGTTGTCCAGCGTTGCTTCTCCCAGCATCTGCCGTAACTGCCGGTTCTCCAGCTCCAGCACCGCCACCCGCTGCTGCTCCTCCGGCTTCATCCCTCCATACCGCGCCAGCCACCGGTACAGCATCGACCGTCCTAGTCCCAGCCGGCGGCATAGCCCCACCACTTCCGCTCCGCCTTTCATCTCCCGCACGATGCAGATGCGCTGCTCCTCACTAAACTTTCTCTCCCTCACTCCTCGCTCCTATCGCCTCCTGTCTCATTATCCCTGGACTAGTTTTGGGGGAGCACGTCAGTGGCTGAACAAAATGGAACTGCGGGGTGCGTCAGGATTTTGTGATAGAGGCGTCTGTAGCGACCAGTCGCGACGGGGGACTCTCAATGGCCGGGTGAAAATGCAATCTGCGGGAGGCGGGGGCGGCTGGCGGCCAACTGCGACCGCCACGTGGTCATGGTCTGGGCGAGGACGCCGGCAGCAGCCTCCATGTCATGCTGACTGTAGGTAAGTGTCGCTACCACACTCAAAGCGATCCGCGCCGGCGGGCGGGGATGTCTGCCTTTGGGATCAAAGGTGCTCAGCACGCGGCGTTCCACCACGGATTGACGCTCGAAATAGCGAACCGCTGCGCCGCGATTGCCTCCCGAACCGCCGGCGATACTCTGCAGCCGGGCTATGGTGGAGGGGAGCTCGGCCAGGAACACGGCCCGCGCGCTCATGAAGTGGCCCACGAGGCTCAGATTTCCCGCAACGGCCCCATCCGCATAGATCACGCAGCGATCTGTAACTGCCGGCACTCGGCCGGAATGCCAAGGAACGGTCAGCGGAACTTGAGCCCGTGGGGCCAGCGGTGGCATGAGGTGAATGCCGGGAATGGCATCGAACCAGCGCGATCCCTGCGAGCTGAAGCCGAATGGCAGGCGGGTAACGTAACTCACGGCGTAGGCGGTCGCCGGAGCGTGATAACGGTTGGTGATAAGCACCTTCCAAAAATGGATCTGCCTGCCATTGGGTCCGCGGATCGTCGTCGCGACGGGCGTAGAAATCTGGAGCAGCGGGACCGGTGCCCCAGCCGGGCTGGCGACCTGAGCGGCACCCGCTCCCGCGAGGCTGCACACGACAGCGAGAGCGGTCAAGATTGACCGCGGCCTCACTGCAAAAGCCCTGACGGAGCGGAACAACTGTAGCTTTGGTATCCCTCGCGCCCGATGTACAACTGCTCATTCACATCCAGGTAGCAATTCTGCTTATCGGCGCCGCAGCCCTGGTCTGCCACCCCATGCTCGATGTCGTAGTTGTCCCAGTACACCTGGTCAGATGGCATGTCGACGCTGAATCGCGGCGGGGCCGCGTGGACCGTCTCTTGCGGGACATACTTGCAGGGGCCATTGCAGACCAGATGTCCTCCGCTGCAACCGGTCAGAATCATGTCGTTGGCGTCGACGATGTGATAGCCGGTGGCATCGGTAAACCCGACGACATAGACGTCATAGCCCCCACACCCGCCTTGAAAGCTGAGCGTTGTGCTGTTTCTCGGACATGCGGCGGAAGGATCAGCCTGCG
Protein-coding regions in this window:
- a CDS encoding glycerophosphodiester phosphodiesterase, with the protein product MGGPIRLLGHRGHRCAGWAERENSLAAFDRALASGCDGLELDLRHTADGRVAIEHNPELNFNGHRLSVADNTLRSLRRLQPELATLEQVLRRYRTRAWMDLELKTMEAVAPAVELLRRYPPQRGFVVSCFEAPVLHRVARLAPELPRCLNLKRPCSLRRIREAEVSWVAPHQASCTAWYVRWLQQRGWRVLVWTVNHPGKMRLLARAGADAICSDLPELLVETLRDGVGRATDAAMPASSLRNEQRDHRHPAASGTTGRVVSEP
- a CDS encoding pyridoxal-phosphate dependent enzyme, which produces MSSALPVFDDVRAARERIAGRIARTPVLHSHSLDERAPGAEVFFKCENFQRAGAFKFRGATNCLLQLTPEERQRGVLAFSSGNHAQAVALAARDLGIRAALVMPTDAPEAKLAAVRAFGGEVHLYDRAKVNREDFAAELVKKQNRVLVPPFDDPRIIAGAGTAALELLEEVPDLDALVVPVGGGGLVSGSALAAHGLNPKIAVYGVEPATAADVKLSLERGQITPIPNNSTIADGLRTVQPGELTFAIMRQHLAGVVTVTDSQLIDALTLMLMRMKIVAEPSGAAAAAAVISGALPQPYPRIGVIISGGNLDASALARYLSPAAATSH
- a CDS encoding DSD1 family PLP-dependent enzyme → MPALLKDLPTPCLLLERPRLERNLERLRTRMAKLGVELRPHLKTCKSWDVARLMLPTPVGPATVSTLREAEEFATHGVRDMTYAVGIAPQKLARVAALRRQGVDLAVILDSVEQARAVAECGEAIPVLMEIDADGHRAGIRPERREQLLAVAAVLPRAALRGVLTHAGGSYHAHGVTALERAAEGERAAAVEAARLLREAGYACPVISVGSTPTAHLARDLTGVTEVRAGVYCFFDLMMADLGVCKLDDIACSVLATVIGHQSGKGPLGGWTLTDAGWMALSRDTGFGQHGYGMVCNEAGRPYEQWIVAETSQEHGVLAIPPGSLKTPPQLGVGARVRILPNHICATAAQYDRYYVLDGGVEVVAEWPRFSGW
- the pgeF gene encoding peptidoglycan editing factor PgeF — encoded protein: MGRNFIATDYHGCMNEDTRGGLGLWGPSPPRASGSLGVAERGPAPINVLLRAGNLSALPWLRHAFGTRACGLSHPQPHRIPNHPLLLMLRQIHSNLVWQDPQPGQAGDGMFSRRRGVLLTIRSADCCPVLLADARHRAIAAVHAGWRGTLARIAAVAVGEMRAAFGTQPEDVLAAVGPCIRGCCYEVGPEIQQAFAARFASSEAWFQAAEPDPVRDRYPMLFMTGAPPGHPRDPRWNPSSPARLNLQAALRAQLEEAGLAPAAIEVLPYCTRCRPDLFYSHRRGDSGRMLSAIGLAATD
- a CDS encoding peroxiredoxin codes for the protein MSTEVVERTLPRINEPAPEFEAKSTQGPIKLSDYKGKWVMLFSHPADFTPVCSTEFMAFAKRYADFEKLGVQPIGVSIDSVFSHIAWARSMEQLGGTKIPFPILADLDMRVAQSYGMIHPGASDTAPVRAVFFIDPKQVIRAILYYPQSTGRSVDELLRVFEALQTTDRFSVSTPADWHPGQPVVVGPPQSQAEAEKRVADKSLHVRDWYLSEKQLEPGAKAQSR
- a CDS encoding transposase: MRWRSRRQAPAWGLGLRELAGERPRYGYAGCGGNCGGRATRRAPRRSGGLPRGGSGAAGRLMQNGFIESFNGRMRDECLNLHEFATVPHLRAVVTAWRADYNQVRPHSGLDGLTPSQAAQKHRAGSEPSALRPPDASRIHRSDEDPQPAECFT
- a CDS encoding TIGR04290 family methyltransferase; its protein translation is MNSAITVIRQQVEQLGEWFQNLDLKGVATAPNHYLGDYPRSKWRQISPALPDSMEGLSVLDVGCNAGFYALECKRRGASYVLGIDADARYLAQARLASEVLGLGVEWRQMSVYRVGELAQKFDYVFFLGVFYHLRYPMYALDLVVSLVRQRLVFQTMLRGDQAVAEVQSNYDFWDHSPFAQPGFPAMHFVEHSYAGDWTNWWIPNRAGAEAMLRSARLDIVAHPEDETWICAPHAADPRGPIHQLEMEATL
- a CDS encoding TIGR04295 family B12-binding domain-containing radical SAM protein gives rise to the protein MKYALVQPDWTFGGSTYFGCAETHLPLELLYARQQVEAAGHEALLVDGHLEGLRCEAAAQRVRDFDADFVVLTTAPTYLFWRCPQPELRVPALWMQALKQAAPRAVTVAIGPHGSATPGAARTKLGCDVVIQGEAEQVLAELASAGRIAPGYHQADMRRLSALDYRGYPLERRQHRHHVFSGSGRGAEVEASRGCPWACVFCNKTLFRNQFRERPVAAVLSEVEALARAGFDYVYFIDETFGCGKSTPSLLEGLRSLPMSFGMQTRIDLWNEDALAQLGAAGCVSLECGIESITPEGRKRFHKGCRIGTDRMQQLLRAARRHIPWVQANLIANEDDDLEAIDAWREALITAGVWVSRPVPIFAFPGSPLYTKLFGAPDDEAWERAHRHYLEHNRARGYFSDVQDQAPEPLEALEASGR